One Chryseobacterium indoltheticum DNA segment encodes these proteins:
- a CDS encoding tetratricopeptide repeat protein, translating to MGYLHSYKYLFALIFLSNFFHAQNQSDIDFLVKQISIIQRSGKSDQMLEASQKLLKLSTPSKNEKGLSYGNFYLASYYYDQAKFKESIDYAKKAQKYSSYLETDKTHSANISSLLAGNYLLLELYTLSFKNYREALEILKTKTNKTTTDLLTESTVYSHLSYIYENIDKPDSMHYFLKKEDAIIKKINVQDAYIQKGCSCLGFGNYYLNQEKADSAQYYYKKSLSHFNNKIHPCKIEALIGLGNLFTAQKDYSKAQRFYDLALENFDQHNFPDILSELYKKIAELKISQGIVTDAKYYQDLYLKTNKILDDRMKKERDFVLNEAMKEEKIKHTLEAEKMQRTTLIIIAVLIFITAFIIYLLKKSKSKNLKSIEIAQKLLKEKEITEQETHKLKQQINEAFEEIIKLAKDNNPSFYTRFQEVYPKFQSKMLKLNESLKPSELTFAAYIYLGFTTKEIADYTFKAIKTIENNRYHFRKKINLSPEKDLQIWLRNYIDSE from the coding sequence ATGGGTTATCTCCATTCGTACAAATATTTATTTGCCTTAATTTTTTTGAGTAATTTTTTTCATGCTCAAAATCAGTCTGACATTGATTTTTTAGTCAAGCAAATCAGTATTATTCAACGATCAGGAAAATCTGATCAGATGCTGGAGGCTTCTCAAAAGCTTCTTAAGCTTTCGACTCCTTCAAAAAACGAGAAAGGATTATCTTATGGCAATTTTTATCTTGCTTCCTATTACTACGATCAGGCAAAGTTTAAAGAGAGCATTGATTATGCAAAAAAAGCGCAAAAATATTCTTCTTATCTAGAAACTGATAAAACACATTCTGCAAATATTTCCTCTTTACTGGCAGGAAATTACTTACTTCTTGAGCTTTATACCTTATCATTTAAAAACTATAGAGAAGCTCTGGAAATCTTAAAAACAAAGACCAACAAAACAACAACAGATCTTCTTACAGAAAGTACTGTTTATTCTCATTTGAGCTACATTTATGAGAATATTGATAAACCGGATTCTATGCATTACTTTCTGAAAAAAGAAGATGCCATTATCAAAAAAATCAATGTACAGGACGCTTATATTCAAAAAGGCTGCTCGTGCCTTGGCTTTGGAAATTATTATCTGAATCAAGAGAAAGCAGACTCTGCCCAGTATTATTATAAGAAATCATTAAGCCATTTTAATAATAAAATACATCCCTGCAAAATTGAAGCATTAATCGGCTTGGGAAATCTATTTACTGCTCAAAAAGATTATTCTAAAGCTCAACGTTTTTATGATCTGGCTTTAGAGAATTTTGATCAACACAATTTTCCAGATATTCTGAGTGAACTGTACAAAAAAATTGCAGAATTAAAAATTTCTCAGGGAATTGTAACAGACGCCAAATATTATCAGGATCTCTATCTTAAAACCAATAAAATATTGGATGACAGAATGAAAAAAGAAAGAGATTTTGTACTAAATGAAGCAATGAAAGAAGAAAAAATAAAGCATACGCTCGAAGCAGAAAAAATGCAGAGAACAACCTTAATCATTATTGCTGTACTCATTTTTATCACCGCATTTATTATTTATCTTCTAAAAAAATCGAAATCTAAGAATCTTAAATCTATTGAAATTGCTCAAAAACTGCTTAAAGAAAAAGAAATCACCGAGCAGGAAACGCATAAACTGAAACAACAGATAAACGAGGCTTTCGAAGAAATTATAAAGCTGGCAAAGGATAATAATCCGTCATTTTATACTAGATTTCAAGAGGTTTACCCAAAATTTCAGTCCAAAATGCTTAAACTCAATGAAAGTCTGAAGCCCAGCGAACTCACTTTTGCAGCTTATATATATCTGGGGTTTACAACAAAAGAAATTGCAGATTATACTTTTAAGGCTATTAAAACAATAGAAAACAACCGTTATCATTTTAGGAAGAAGATCAATCTGTCTCCTGAAAAAGATCTTCAAATATGGCTTCGAAACTACATCGATTCCGAATAA
- a CDS encoding GMP reductase: MRIENDIKLGFKDVMFRPKRSTLKSRSEVDLNREFTFLHTQKKWKGTPIIAANMDTVGTFEMAVELSKEKIITAIHKHYTVEEWSNFLHNQSESIYQYIALSTGTGKADEEKIKTILENHPKIEFLCIDVANGYSEHFVQFVKKARANFPDKIIIAGNVVTGEMVEELLLVGADIIKVGIGPGSVCTTRVKTGVGYPQLSAIIECSDAAHGLKGHIIADGGCKVPGDVAKAFGGGADFVMLGGMFAGHDESGGEMVEENGKKFKLFYGMSSKTAMDKHSGGVAEYRASEGKTVKVPYKGGVIETVKDILGGVRSTCTYVGASTLKELSKRTTFIRVQEQENQVYND, from the coding sequence ATGCGAATAGAAAATGATATAAAGCTTGGTTTTAAAGACGTGATGTTCAGACCAAAACGTTCTACTTTAAAATCTCGCTCAGAAGTAGATTTAAACCGCGAGTTTACCTTTCTTCATACTCAAAAAAAGTGGAAAGGTACGCCCATCATCGCAGCTAATATGGATACGGTGGGAACATTTGAAATGGCCGTTGAGCTGTCCAAAGAAAAGATAATTACTGCGATTCATAAACATTATACCGTTGAAGAATGGAGCAATTTCTTACATAATCAGTCCGAAAGTATTTATCAATACATTGCTTTAAGCACAGGAACCGGAAAAGCAGACGAGGAAAAAATAAAAACTATTCTCGAAAACCATCCAAAAATAGAGTTTCTCTGTATTGATGTAGCCAACGGATATTCTGAGCATTTTGTGCAATTTGTGAAGAAAGCAAGAGCCAATTTTCCCGATAAAATAATTATTGCAGGCAATGTGGTAACCGGAGAAATGGTGGAAGAACTTCTTTTGGTTGGCGCAGACATTATAAAAGTAGGTATCGGTCCCGGTTCGGTATGTACAACAAGGGTAAAAACCGGGGTAGGATATCCGCAGTTATCGGCAATAATTGAATGTTCTGATGCCGCCCATGGCCTGAAGGGTCATATTATCGCAGACGGAGGTTGCAAAGTTCCGGGTGATGTAGCGAAAGCTTTTGGTGGCGGAGCAGATTTTGTGATGCTTGGCGGAATGTTTGCCGGTCATGATGAAAGTGGTGGCGAAATGGTTGAAGAAAACGGTAAAAAATTCAAACTATTTTACGGAATGAGTTCAAAGACAGCAATGGATAAACACTCCGGTGGTGTTGCAGAATACAGAGCCTCGGAAGGTAAAACAGTGAAAGTTCCCTATAAAGGTGGAGTGATAGAAACGGTGAAAGATATTTTGGGTGGTGTACGCTCTACCTGCACGTATGTAGGCGCTTCAACTTTGAAAGAACTGTCTAAAAGAACGACTTTTATTAGGGTTCAGGAGCAGGAAAACCAGGTTTATAATGATTAA